The Clostridia bacterium DNA segment ACGCATTCTTTTATTGGCCAATCAAAGATTAAGCCAAATGACTTCTGGTAGATACGAGCTAAGAAGAAAAATTGAAGCATCAAATCTTAGAAGTAAATCAGGTCTAGATATCGATGTATTGGATAGACATACTAATAAAGTCAGAAGTGTAAAAACTTTATCTGGTGGCGAATCATTTAAAGCTTCCTTAGCCATGGCATTGGGAATGTCTGATGTTATTCAACAATATGCTGGTGGAGTACAGGTGGAAGCAATGTTCGTCGATGAAGGTTTTGGTTCACTTGATCAAGAATCACTGAATCAAGCTGTGAATACATTGATTCAATTGACAGATAGTAATCGCATAGTAGGTATTATTTCTCATGTATCAGAATTAAGAGAGCGAATAGACAAAAAAATTATAATACAAAAGGGGCTACAGGGTAGTACCATCCGGATTGAGCAATAATTTGGGGATGATTTTCTAAGCCTGTTGAAGTACAATGTTTACATGGTCAAGGAGCAAGATGCCAGCTATAGTTAGTATTCGGAAAGAGGAGTCCATACATGCCATCTAACATTGAAAAGATTATTCTGAACGCGTTACTAGATAGATTCGAAAGAAGGAAAAAGGGATCGACCAGACGTGTTATGCTGAAACCGGATCAGTATGTTGAATACGGACTAGACTACCTAGTAGATAAAGAAGTCTTTCATAAGGCTGTTTACGATTTGGAGAAACAAGGATATATAGAATTAGAATGGAACCCAAACAAAAAGTTTAAGTCGTTGAGCTGTATCGTTTTAAGTAAAGATATGATTCAGAAGAGTTACGGCTATTTGGGAAGATTACCAAAAGGTACTAAAAATGAGGAGTATTTAAAGGAACTGAAGGGCGTACTTGGTCGCTTTCATTCAGACTGGATTCGGAACTTTATTATAGACTGTATTGATAAGTTGGAAAATGAGGGGAAATTGAGTGGCTCCTTATCAGGTGATGAGAAGATTCGTAAAGAGTTTTATCAGCTGCTAAAAGCTGTGGAAGATGGAGTTGAAACTAGTAGCCGGTATTTAAGTACGGCGCTCTATGGGGACAGTAAGACACTGGAGAGATATCATTTATCAAAACTGGTCACAGTAGCTAAAAAGTATCTTGATTTAGATTTAGATAAAAAGCGGGTGATGGATTTTTTGGGCATTCAAGACCATCCTACTGAAATACTAATTAGGGGAGGGTTCCGCTATAAACTTGAAAAAGATATCATCATTGATACAGCGATACATACTTTTGGCACATCAATCAATGCCCATGCAGTTCAGATTATGGAACCCTTATCTATATCCTGTGATCGAATTTTAACCATCGAGACCAAAACGACCTATTATGAGTATATCAAGAATGCTAAAGAGGGTGAACTGGTCATTTATTTAGGTGGCTATTATGGGAAGACGACCCGGGATTTTTTAAATAAATTTAGAAAAATTATTTCTGCTGACACCCCGCTCTACCATTGGGGTGATGTGGATCCAGGTGGTCTTAGATTTTTTATCAAGCTTTGTGAAATTCTGAACCGACAAGTACTGCCGGTAAAGATGGACCGTGAGACATATCTTAAATATCACAGCTTGGATCAAGTTCTTACAAATGAACAAATTAAAAAAGCAGAGGAACTCAAAAAGAGCCCCTGGGCTAGGGCAATTGAAGATTCCATAGATGTGCTTGTGGAAAATAAGTTTCGCTTAGAACAAGAGCGAATTCCACTATAGGAACTGTTGTTATAATGAAGTGTACTATGAATGAAAGATAGTTATACTCGATATATCAGCTTGATGAGGGGACCATCCATAGAAGGATGGTCCGTTTGATTTCCTAGAGTATATATTGGATAATAAATGCAAGACATAGACAGGAAGGGGTCAGAATAATGGATGAGATAGAATCGAAATTTAAGGCAACCCTGTTGGGGGGAGCCATAGGAGATGCACTAGGATATCCAATAGAATTTTCAAGTATTGAAAATATCAGAGAAATCTATGGTCCAAAAGGACTATGTGGATTCGAACTTGATCCTACAAGCGGCCTAGCACTCATATCAGATGATACACAAATGAGTTTATTTACAGCAGATGGATTACTGTGGGCCTATTATCGTGGTAGCTATAAAGGTGTAGAAAGTTATGCGAAGAAGGGAATATATCCTTCCTATATGCGATGGTATTATACTCAGACAAAACAATTGCCGGAGGGGACTGATAAAAGAATCTTAGAAACACAATCCTTTGAGAGACATGGTAGTTTGATGGATGAAGCAAAATTATTTGCGAAGAGATCTCCGGGAAATACATGTTTAAGTGCCTTGGCTTCAGGGAATATGGGTAGTATGGACGAGCCACTAAACCAATCCAAGGGTTGCGGAGGAGTAATGCGCGTAGCACCGATTGGTTTATTCCTATATAAGGACCCCTTGCAGGCATTCTATGTAGCTTGTGAAGCCGCTGCTATCACCCATGGCCATCCTACAGGCTTTTTAGCTGCTGGTGCACTTGCTATGCTTGTTGCCCTGCTTGTTGGTCATCATAGCATGGAAGAATCCCTAACAACTACAATGGCCCATTTAAAACTCTATCCAGAAGGACAAGAGACTGTGGATGCACTCCAGAAAGCGGAATCCTTGGCGCATTCTCAACTTAGTGAACTAAATAATGCAAGTATTGAATCATTGGGTAAAGGATGGATAGCAGAAGAAGCCCTGTCCATGGCATGGTATGCGGCACGAGTTGCCGAGAATTTCAAACATGGTATTTGCCTTTCAGTAAACCATGGTGGAGACAGCGATTCAACGGGCGCCATTTGTGGGTATTTAATGGGAGCTCGTTGGGGCATGGAGGTTCTTGAAAAAGATTGGCTTACGGCCTTAGAATGTAGGGAACTAATACTCGATATGGCGGATAAACTGTATCGCTTCTAGTGGAAGCATAGATGGTGAAAATATGGCGTATTATGAGAAGATTGCTATATCCTTGACTAAGTGGTACAAATTGAATCAAAGAAATCTGCCATGGAGAAAAACAAAAGATCCTTACTTGATTTGGATATCCGAAATCATGGCTCAGCAGACAAGAATCGCGGCTTTGATTCCATATTACGAACGTTTTATTGCACAATTTCCACAAGTTCAGATCTTAGCTAGGGCAGAGATAGACGAGGTCTTAGCCTTGTGGGCGGGATTGGGATACTATAGCAGGGCACATAATCTACATAAAGCGGCAATAAAACTGGTTGAAGAATACAAGGGAGTGTTTCCGCAAGATATTAAAGCGATACGTTCACTACCAGGTATTGGAGAATATACAGCAGGAGCAATTGCTAGTATTTCTTTTGGAAAACCGAGTCCAGCAGTGGATGGTAATGTGAAACGGGTTTATGCGAGACTGATGTTGGATCAATCAGAAGTAGCATCAAAGGATATGAAACAACACGCTACAATCTTTGTTTCAAAACTGATGCCTCATGCTGATCCATCCATTCTCACACAGTCATTGATGGAACTTGGTGCTTTGGTTTGTATACCTAGAAATCCGAACTGCCTTATTTGCCCTCTAGCAGATGTTTGTAAGGCTAAAAAAGAGCACAGACAAGAAGAATTACCCATAAAGCAAGCGGCAGCGAGGAAAACTACAGAAAGGAAAACACTTTTATTGGTCCATGATATGGCAGGAAACGTATTGTTGAAGAAACGTAAGGAGCGACTGCTATATGGGATGTATCAATATGTTTTACTTGATGGGCATTGTAGCGAAAAAGAATGTGCTGATGAGCTTATGACTATGGGCCTGAAACCTAAAAAAACTTGTGTTTTAAAGGGATACAGGCATGTATTTACTCATTTAATATGGGATATGGTAGGGTATAATTTCGAAGTGACGGGTGAAATGCTTGATAAAGAGAAGGATGGCTACCACTTTTATAGTGAGCGCGAAAGAAAGAGTTTAGCAATTCCTACAGCTTTCGTATGGCTTGAAAGGAACTACAAGCAGCGACAATTAAAACATAGCAAGTAGCTATGCTATTAGATGAGAGGAATATCTCGGACTGAATTACTAGAATAGACACTTTGCTAGCGCAAGATAGGTTCATCTGGGTGAGCAAAGATTTGGTATACAGTTTAAATTGGAAAAGGGGAAAATTATGAAAAAACTAAACATGTTTGAACCATTTCAAGTGAAAGATTTAATACTAAAAAACCGTATTGTATTTCCACCAATGGATCTTTATTGTGCTAAGGAAAACGGATTGGTAACGGATGACCATTATCTGCACTATGTCAGTCGTGCGGTGGGTGGCACCGGCTTGGTCATTATGGAGGCCACGGCGGTTATGCCAAATGGAAGAATATCAGATAATTGTTTGGGTATTTGGAGTGATCAGCAGATTGAAGGCTTATCTCGGGTAGTAGAGGGGATGCATCGGCACGGTGGTGCAGCTGGC contains these protein-coding regions:
- a CDS encoding ADP-ribosylglycohydrolase family protein, with protein sequence MDEIESKFKATLLGGAIGDALGYPIEFSSIENIREIYGPKGLCGFELDPTSGLALISDDTQMSLFTADGLLWAYYRGSYKGVESYAKKGIYPSYMRWYYTQTKQLPEGTDKRILETQSFERHGSLMDEAKLFAKRSPGNTCLSALASGNMGSMDEPLNQSKGCGGVMRVAPIGLFLYKDPLQAFYVACEAAAITHGHPTGFLAAGALAMLVALLVGHHSMEESLTTTMAHLKLYPEGQETVDALQKAESLAHSQLSELNNASIESLGKGWIAEEALSMAWYAARVAENFKHGICLSVNHGGDSDSTGAICGYLMGARWGMEVLEKDWLTALECRELILDMADKLYRF
- the mutY gene encoding A/G-specific adenine glycosylase is translated as MAYYEKIAISLTKWYKLNQRNLPWRKTKDPYLIWISEIMAQQTRIAALIPYYERFIAQFPQVQILARAEIDEVLALWAGLGYYSRAHNLHKAAIKLVEEYKGVFPQDIKAIRSLPGIGEYTAGAIASISFGKPSPAVDGNVKRVYARLMLDQSEVASKDMKQHATIFVSKLMPHADPSILTQSLMELGALVCIPRNPNCLICPLADVCKAKKEHRQEELPIKQAAARKTTERKTLLLVHDMAGNVLLKKRKERLLYGMYQYVLLDGHCSEKECADELMTMGLKPKKTCVLKGYRHVFTHLIWDMVGYNFEVTGEMLDKEKDGYHFYSERERKSLAIPTAFVWLERNYKQRQLKHSK